From one Streptomyces sp. Q6 genomic stretch:
- a CDS encoding DUF4184 family protein gives MPFTISHAAAVLPLVRRDGSGRGPFVPALLVAGSFAPDVTYFAASAVPGAMEFGAFTHSFPGVFTADVLIALALVALWRLVREPVLALVPGRVRGRVWAVARGRARGRWWPLWWYVSAALGALTHVVWDAFTHLDRWGMRVLPVLGEEIAGSPLYWYAQYGGSAIALAVIGWFVWRSVRGAGAAPGLAAATPGERWLACALIGGCACGCGAVRVVRWLSYVDEARLAWKPWEIVPTVCFGAGAGLVLGLILYAVVVRARRRPTPAEGSTGPGDRGVPERPAEPSRRTVH, from the coding sequence GTGCCGTTCACGATCAGCCACGCCGCGGCGGTGCTGCCGCTCGTGCGCCGCGACGGCTCGGGGCGGGGGCCGTTCGTGCCCGCGCTGCTCGTCGCCGGGTCGTTCGCGCCGGACGTCACGTACTTCGCGGCGAGCGCGGTCCCCGGGGCGATGGAGTTCGGCGCGTTCACGCACTCGTTCCCCGGGGTCTTCACCGCGGACGTCCTGATCGCGCTCGCCCTGGTGGCACTGTGGCGGCTGGTCCGCGAACCGGTGCTGGCGCTGGTCCCGGGGCGGGTGCGGGGACGGGTGTGGGCGGTGGCCCGGGGACGCGCGCGGGGCCGCTGGTGGCCGCTGTGGTGGTACGTCTCGGCGGCCCTCGGTGCCCTGACGCACGTGGTGTGGGACGCGTTCACGCATCTCGACCGGTGGGGCATGCGGGTGCTGCCGGTCCTCGGCGAGGAGATCGCAGGTTCGCCGCTCTACTGGTACGCGCAGTACGGGGGTTCGGCGATCGCGCTGGCCGTCATCGGGTGGTTCGTGTGGCGGTCGGTGCGCGGCGCCGGTGCCGCTCCCGGTCTCGCGGCCGCGACCCCGGGCGAGCGGTGGCTGGCCTGCGCGCTGATCGGCGGATGCGCGTGCGGCTGCGGCGCCGTACGGGTGGTGCGCTGGCTCTCGTACGTGGACGAGGCCCGGCTCGCCTGGAAGCCGTGGGAGATCGTCCCGACGGTGTGCTTCGGGGCGGGTGCGGGCCTGGTCCTCGGTCTGATCCTGTACGCGGTGGTGGTCAGGGCGCGTCGGCGCCCCACACCGGCCGAGGGTTCAACCGGTCCCGGAGATCGGGGAGTTCCGGAGCGTCCGGCGGAACCGAGCCGTCGGACCGTTCACTGA
- a CDS encoding serine hydrolase, with the protein MPHRRRRRRTALAVLTGTALIAAVPVAATAADRNPICRAPKSPALAKRVTRDLRTALAGRGGTVSVALYDDRTRLSCTLAGGTRYDAASVVKVLMLEATLRRAAGWGRPLTAWERRNLRPMIRSSDNAAASRIWSDLGRTYLAGTLHRAGTTRTGLGPYGYWGLTRTTVNDQLRLLGALTGPRSFLSTGARAYGLRLMSEVRKDQRWGVSAGMPRGLRAHLKNGWLPRATHGWRVHSIGAFTGGGRTYRIAVLSHGNPSMKYGVRTVERVAQAVHKALNKGRSLARGATPDSEISERSDGSVPPDAPELPDLRDRLNPRPVWGADAP; encoded by the coding sequence ATGCCGCACCGACGTCGCCGCAGGCGAACCGCCCTCGCCGTACTGACCGGCACCGCACTGATCGCCGCCGTCCCCGTCGCCGCCACCGCCGCGGACCGGAACCCGATCTGCCGCGCCCCCAAGAGCCCGGCCCTCGCCAAGCGGGTCACCCGCGATCTGCGCACCGCCCTGGCCGGGCGCGGCGGCACCGTCTCCGTCGCCCTGTACGACGACCGCACCCGCCTCAGCTGCACCCTCGCCGGAGGCACCCGCTACGACGCGGCGTCCGTCGTCAAGGTCCTGATGCTGGAGGCCACCCTGCGCCGCGCCGCGGGCTGGGGCCGCCCCCTCACCGCCTGGGAGCGGCGCAACCTCCGCCCCATGATCCGCAGTTCGGACAACGCCGCCGCGAGCCGTATCTGGAGCGACCTCGGCCGCACCTACCTCGCCGGCACGCTGCACCGCGCCGGCACCACCCGCACCGGCCTCGGCCCGTACGGGTACTGGGGCCTGACCAGGACCACGGTCAACGACCAGCTGCGGCTGCTCGGCGCGCTCACCGGCCCCCGTTCGTTCCTGAGCACCGGCGCCCGCGCGTACGGGCTGCGGCTGATGAGCGAGGTCAGGAAGGACCAGCGGTGGGGGGTGAGCGCCGGGATGCCGCGCGGCCTGCGCGCGCACCTGAAGAACGGCTGGCTGCCGCGCGCCACGCACGGCTGGCGCGTCCACAGCATCGGCGCGTTCACCGGCGGCGGCCGCACCTACCGCATCGCCGTCCTCAGCCACGGCAATCCGTCGATGAAGTACGGCGTGCGCACCGTGGAACGCGTCGCGCAGGCCGTCCACAAGGCCCTCAACAAGGGCCGCTCCCTCGCGCGCGGCGCCACCCCGGACAGCGAGATCAGTGAACGGTCCGACGGCTCGGTTCCGCCGGACGCTCCGGAACTCCCCGATCTCCGGGACCGGTTGAACCCTCGGCCGGTGTGGGGCGCCGACGCGCCCTGA